In Pan troglodytes isolate AG18354 chromosome 21, NHGRI_mPanTro3-v2.0_pri, whole genome shotgun sequence, one genomic interval encodes:
- the UCKL1 gene encoding uridine-cytidine kinase-like 1 isoform X11, whose amino-acid sequence MSSTMSSPPAYPGIRISGCRALGAEGSNAESLDRLLPPVGTGRSPRKRTTSQCKSEPPLLRTSKRTIYTAGRPPWYNEHGTQSKEAFAIGLGGGSASGKTTVARMIIEALDVPWVVLLSMDSFYKLLHSLPHQVLTEQQQEQAAHNNFNFDHPDAFDFDLIISTLKKLKQGKSVKVPIYDFTTHSRKKDWKTLYGANVIIFEGIMAFADKTLLELLDMKIFVDTDSDIRLVRRLRRDISERGRDIEGVIKQYNKFVKPSFDQYIQPTMRLADIVVPRGSGNTVAIDLIVQHVHSQLEEQRKLRWDMAALASAHQCHPLPRTLSVLKSTPQVRGMHTIIRDKETSRDEFIFYSKRLMRLLIEHALSFLPFQDCVVQTPQGQDYAGKCYAGKQITGVSILRAGETMEPALRAVCKDVRIGTILIQTNQLTGEPELHYLRLPKDISDDHVILMDCTVSTGAAAMMAVRVLLDHDVPEDKIFLLSLLMAEMGVHSVAYAFPRVRIITTAVDKRVNDLFRIIPGIGNFGDRYFGTDAVPDGSDEEEVAYTG is encoded by the exons ATGTCCTCGACCATGAGCAGCCCCCCAGCTTACCCTGGCATCAGGATCTCAGGGTGCCGGGCCCTTGGAGCAGAAGGCAG CAATGCAGAGTCCCTGGACAGGCTCCTGCCACCTGTGGGCACCGGGCGCTCTCCCCGGAAGCGGACCACCAGCCAGTGCAAGTCAGAGCCTCCCCTGCTGCGCACAAGCAAGCGTACCATCTACACCGCGGGGCGGCCGCCCTGGTACAATGAGCACGGCACGCAATCCAAAGAGGCCTTCGCCATCG GCTTGGGAGGCGGCAGTGCCTCTGGGAAGACCACTGTGGCCAGAATGATCATCGAGGCCCTGGATGTGCCCTGGGTGGTCTTGCTGTCCATGGACTCCTTCTACAAG ctgctccACAGCCTCCCCCACCAGGTGCTGACTGAGCAGCAGCAGGAACAGGCCGCACACAACAACTTCAACTTCGACCACCCAGATGCCTTTGACTTCGACCTCATCATTTCCACCCTCAAGAAGCTGAAGCAGGGGAAGAGTGTCAAGGTGCCCATTTATGACTTCACCACGCACAGCCGGAAGAAGGACTGG AAAACACTGTATGGTGCAAACGTCATCATCTTTGAGGGCATCATGGCCTTTGCTGACAAGACACTGTTGGAG CTCCTGGACATGAAGATCTTTGTGGACACAGACTCCGACATCCGCCTGGTACGGCGGCTGCGCCGGGACATCAGTGAGCGCGGCCGGGACATCGAGGGTGTCATCAAGCAGTACAACAAGTTTGTCAAGCCCTCCTTCGACCAGTACATCCAGCCCACCATGCGCCTGGCAGACATCGTGGTCCCCAGAG GGAGCGGCAACACGGTGGCCATCGACCTGATCGTGCAGCACGTGCACAGCCAGCTGGAGGAG CAGAGGAAGCTACGTTGGGATAT GGCTGCGCTGGCCTCGGCACACCAGTGCCACCCGCTGCCCCGGACGCTGAGCGTCCTGAAGAGCACGCCGCAGGTACGGGGCATGCACACCATCATCAG GGACAAGGAGACCAGTCGCGACGAGTTCATCTTCTACTCCAAGAGACTCATGCGGCTGCTCATCGAGCACGCGCTCTCCTTCCTGCCCTTTCAG GACTGCGTCGTGCAGACCCCGCAGGGGCAGGACTATGCGGGCAAGTGCTATGCGGGGAAGCAG ATCACCGGTGTGTCCATTCTGCGCGCCGGTGAAACCATGGAGCCCGCGCTGCGCGCTGTGTGCAAAGACGTGCGCATCGGCACCATCCTCATCCAGACCAACCAGCTTACCGGGGAGCCCGAG CTCCACTACCTGAGGCTGCCCAAGGACATCAGCGATGACCACGTGATCCTCATGGACTGCACCGTGTCCACGGGCGCCGCGGCCATGATGGCAGTGCGCGTGCTCCTG GACCACGACGTGCCTGAGGACAAGATCTTTCTGCTGTCGCTGCTCATGGCAGAGATGGGCGTGCACTCAGTGGCCTATGCATTTCCGCGAGTGAGAATCATCACCACGGCGGTGGACAAGCGGGTCAATGACCTTTTCCGCATCATCCCAGGCATTG GGAACTTTGGCGACCGCTACTTTGGGACAGACGCGGTCCCCGATGGCAGTGACGAGGAGGAAGTGGCCTACACGGGTTAG
- the UCKL1 gene encoding uridine-cytidine kinase-like 1 isoform X10, producing MSSTMSSPPAYPGIRISGCRALGAEGSSNAESLDRLLPPVGTGRSPRKRTTSQCKSEPPLLRTSKRTIYTAGRPPWYNEHGTQSKEAFAIGLGGGSASGKTTVARMIIEALDVPWVVLLSMDSFYKLLHSLPHQVLTEQQQEQAAHNNFNFDHPDAFDFDLIISTLKKLKQGKSVKVPIYDFTTHSRKKDWKTLYGANVIIFEGIMAFADKTLLELLDMKIFVDTDSDIRLVRRLRRDISERGRDIEGVIKQYNKFVKPSFDQYIQPTMRLADIVVPRGSGNTVAIDLIVQHVHSQLEEQRKLRWDMAALASAHQCHPLPRTLSVLKSTPQVRGMHTIIRDKETSRDEFIFYSKRLMRLLIEHALSFLPFQDCVVQTPQGQDYAGKCYAGKQITGVSILRAGETMEPALRAVCKDVRIGTILIQTNQLTGEPELHYLRLPKDISDDHVILMDCTVSTGAAAMMAVRVLLDHDVPEDKIFLLSLLMAEMGVHSVAYAFPRVRIITTAVDKRVNDLFRIIPGIGNFGDRYFGTDAVPDGSDEEEVAYTG from the exons ATGTCCTCGACCATGAGCAGCCCCCCAGCTTACCCTGGCATCAGGATCTCAGGGTGCCGGGCCCTTGGAGCAGAAGGCAG CAGCAATGCAGAGTCCCTGGACAGGCTCCTGCCACCTGTGGGCACCGGGCGCTCTCCCCGGAAGCGGACCACCAGCCAGTGCAAGTCAGAGCCTCCCCTGCTGCGCACAAGCAAGCGTACCATCTACACCGCGGGGCGGCCGCCCTGGTACAATGAGCACGGCACGCAATCCAAAGAGGCCTTCGCCATCG GCTTGGGAGGCGGCAGTGCCTCTGGGAAGACCACTGTGGCCAGAATGATCATCGAGGCCCTGGATGTGCCCTGGGTGGTCTTGCTGTCCATGGACTCCTTCTACAAG ctgctccACAGCCTCCCCCACCAGGTGCTGACTGAGCAGCAGCAGGAACAGGCCGCACACAACAACTTCAACTTCGACCACCCAGATGCCTTTGACTTCGACCTCATCATTTCCACCCTCAAGAAGCTGAAGCAGGGGAAGAGTGTCAAGGTGCCCATTTATGACTTCACCACGCACAGCCGGAAGAAGGACTGG AAAACACTGTATGGTGCAAACGTCATCATCTTTGAGGGCATCATGGCCTTTGCTGACAAGACACTGTTGGAG CTCCTGGACATGAAGATCTTTGTGGACACAGACTCCGACATCCGCCTGGTACGGCGGCTGCGCCGGGACATCAGTGAGCGCGGCCGGGACATCGAGGGTGTCATCAAGCAGTACAACAAGTTTGTCAAGCCCTCCTTCGACCAGTACATCCAGCCCACCATGCGCCTGGCAGACATCGTGGTCCCCAGAG GGAGCGGCAACACGGTGGCCATCGACCTGATCGTGCAGCACGTGCACAGCCAGCTGGAGGAG CAGAGGAAGCTACGTTGGGATAT GGCTGCGCTGGCCTCGGCACACCAGTGCCACCCGCTGCCCCGGACGCTGAGCGTCCTGAAGAGCACGCCGCAGGTACGGGGCATGCACACCATCATCAG GGACAAGGAGACCAGTCGCGACGAGTTCATCTTCTACTCCAAGAGACTCATGCGGCTGCTCATCGAGCACGCGCTCTCCTTCCTGCCCTTTCAG GACTGCGTCGTGCAGACCCCGCAGGGGCAGGACTATGCGGGCAAGTGCTATGCGGGGAAGCAG ATCACCGGTGTGTCCATTCTGCGCGCCGGTGAAACCATGGAGCCCGCGCTGCGCGCTGTGTGCAAAGACGTGCGCATCGGCACCATCCTCATCCAGACCAACCAGCTTACCGGGGAGCCCGAG CTCCACTACCTGAGGCTGCCCAAGGACATCAGCGATGACCACGTGATCCTCATGGACTGCACCGTGTCCACGGGCGCCGCGGCCATGATGGCAGTGCGCGTGCTCCTG GACCACGACGTGCCTGAGGACAAGATCTTTCTGCTGTCGCTGCTCATGGCAGAGATGGGCGTGCACTCAGTGGCCTATGCATTTCCGCGAGTGAGAATCATCACCACGGCGGTGGACAAGCGGGTCAATGACCTTTTCCGCATCATCCCAGGCATTG GGAACTTTGGCGACCGCTACTTTGGGACAGACGCGGTCCCCGATGGCAGTGACGAGGAGGAAGTGGCCTACACGGGTTAG
- the UCKL1 gene encoding uridine-cytidine kinase-like 1 isoform X13, whose amino-acid sequence MSSTMSSPPAYPGIRISGCRALGAEGSNAESLDRLLPPVGTGRSPRKRTTSQCKSEPPLLRTSKRTIYTAGRPPWYNEHGTQSKEAFAIGLGGGSASGKTTVARMIIEALDVPWVVLLSMDSFYKVLTEQQQEQAAHNNFNFDHPDAFDFDLIISTLKKLKQGKSVKVPIYDFTTHSRKKDWKTLYGANVIIFEGIMAFADKTLLELLDMKIFVDTDSDIRLVRRLRRDISERGRDIEGVIKQYNKFVKPSFDQYIQPTMRLADIVVPRGSGNTVAIDLIVQHVHSQLEERKLRWDMAALASAHQCHPLPRTLSVLKSTPQVRGMHTIIRDKETSRDEFIFYSKRLMRLLIEHALSFLPFQDCVVQTPQGQDYAGKCYAGKQITGVSILRAGETMEPALRAVCKDVRIGTILIQTNQLTGEPELHYLRLPKDISDDHVILMDCTVSTGAAAMMAVRVLLDHDVPEDKIFLLSLLMAEMGVHSVAYAFPRVRIITTAVDKRVNDLFRIIPGIGNFGDRYFGTDAVPDGSDEEEVAYTG is encoded by the exons ATGTCCTCGACCATGAGCAGCCCCCCAGCTTACCCTGGCATCAGGATCTCAGGGTGCCGGGCCCTTGGAGCAGAAGGCAG CAATGCAGAGTCCCTGGACAGGCTCCTGCCACCTGTGGGCACCGGGCGCTCTCCCCGGAAGCGGACCACCAGCCAGTGCAAGTCAGAGCCTCCCCTGCTGCGCACAAGCAAGCGTACCATCTACACCGCGGGGCGGCCGCCCTGGTACAATGAGCACGGCACGCAATCCAAAGAGGCCTTCGCCATCG GCTTGGGAGGCGGCAGTGCCTCTGGGAAGACCACTGTGGCCAGAATGATCATCGAGGCCCTGGATGTGCCCTGGGTGGTCTTGCTGTCCATGGACTCCTTCTACAAG GTGCTGACTGAGCAGCAGCAGGAACAGGCCGCACACAACAACTTCAACTTCGACCACCCAGATGCCTTTGACTTCGACCTCATCATTTCCACCCTCAAGAAGCTGAAGCAGGGGAAGAGTGTCAAGGTGCCCATTTATGACTTCACCACGCACAGCCGGAAGAAGGACTGG AAAACACTGTATGGTGCAAACGTCATCATCTTTGAGGGCATCATGGCCTTTGCTGACAAGACACTGTTGGAG CTCCTGGACATGAAGATCTTTGTGGACACAGACTCCGACATCCGCCTGGTACGGCGGCTGCGCCGGGACATCAGTGAGCGCGGCCGGGACATCGAGGGTGTCATCAAGCAGTACAACAAGTTTGTCAAGCCCTCCTTCGACCAGTACATCCAGCCCACCATGCGCCTGGCAGACATCGTGGTCCCCAGAG GGAGCGGCAACACGGTGGCCATCGACCTGATCGTGCAGCACGTGCACAGCCAGCTGGAGGAG AGGAAGCTACGTTGGGATAT GGCTGCGCTGGCCTCGGCACACCAGTGCCACCCGCTGCCCCGGACGCTGAGCGTCCTGAAGAGCACGCCGCAGGTACGGGGCATGCACACCATCATCAG GGACAAGGAGACCAGTCGCGACGAGTTCATCTTCTACTCCAAGAGACTCATGCGGCTGCTCATCGAGCACGCGCTCTCCTTCCTGCCCTTTCAG GACTGCGTCGTGCAGACCCCGCAGGGGCAGGACTATGCGGGCAAGTGCTATGCGGGGAAGCAG ATCACCGGTGTGTCCATTCTGCGCGCCGGTGAAACCATGGAGCCCGCGCTGCGCGCTGTGTGCAAAGACGTGCGCATCGGCACCATCCTCATCCAGACCAACCAGCTTACCGGGGAGCCCGAG CTCCACTACCTGAGGCTGCCCAAGGACATCAGCGATGACCACGTGATCCTCATGGACTGCACCGTGTCCACGGGCGCCGCGGCCATGATGGCAGTGCGCGTGCTCCTG GACCACGACGTGCCTGAGGACAAGATCTTTCTGCTGTCGCTGCTCATGGCAGAGATGGGCGTGCACTCAGTGGCCTATGCATTTCCGCGAGTGAGAATCATCACCACGGCGGTGGACAAGCGGGTCAATGACCTTTTCCGCATCATCCCAGGCATTG GGAACTTTGGCGACCGCTACTTTGGGACAGACGCGGTCCCCGATGGCAGTGACGAGGAGGAAGTGGCCTACACGGGTTAG
- the UCKL1 gene encoding uridine-cytidine kinase-like 1 isoform X12, with translation MSSTMSSPPAYPGIRISGCRALGAEGSSNAESLDRLLPPVGTGRSPRKRTTSQCKSEPPLLRTSKRTIYTAGRPPWYNEHGTQSKEAFAIGLGGGSASGKTTVARMIIEALDVPWVVLLSMDSFYKVLTEQQQEQAAHNNFNFDHPDAFDFDLIISTLKKLKQGKSVKVPIYDFTTHSRKKDWKTLYGANVIIFEGIMAFADKTLLELLDMKIFVDTDSDIRLVRRLRRDISERGRDIEGVIKQYNKFVKPSFDQYIQPTMRLADIVVPRGSGNTVAIDLIVQHVHSQLEERELSVRAALASAHQCHPLPRTLSVLKSTPQVRGMHTIIRDKETSRDEFIFYSKRLMRLLIEHALSFLPFQDCVVQTPQGQDYAGKCYAGKQITGVSILRAGETMEPALRAVCKDVRIGTILIQTNQLTGEPELHYLRLPKDISDDHVILMDCTVSTGAAAMMAVRVLLDHDVPEDKIFLLSLLMAEMGVHSVAYAFPRVRIITTAVDKRVNDLFRIIPGIGNFGDRYFGTDAVPDGSDEEEVAYTG, from the exons ATGTCCTCGACCATGAGCAGCCCCCCAGCTTACCCTGGCATCAGGATCTCAGGGTGCCGGGCCCTTGGAGCAGAAGGCAG CAGCAATGCAGAGTCCCTGGACAGGCTCCTGCCACCTGTGGGCACCGGGCGCTCTCCCCGGAAGCGGACCACCAGCCAGTGCAAGTCAGAGCCTCCCCTGCTGCGCACAAGCAAGCGTACCATCTACACCGCGGGGCGGCCGCCCTGGTACAATGAGCACGGCACGCAATCCAAAGAGGCCTTCGCCATCG GCTTGGGAGGCGGCAGTGCCTCTGGGAAGACCACTGTGGCCAGAATGATCATCGAGGCCCTGGATGTGCCCTGGGTGGTCTTGCTGTCCATGGACTCCTTCTACAAG GTGCTGACTGAGCAGCAGCAGGAACAGGCCGCACACAACAACTTCAACTTCGACCACCCAGATGCCTTTGACTTCGACCTCATCATTTCCACCCTCAAGAAGCTGAAGCAGGGGAAGAGTGTCAAGGTGCCCATTTATGACTTCACCACGCACAGCCGGAAGAAGGACTGG AAAACACTGTATGGTGCAAACGTCATCATCTTTGAGGGCATCATGGCCTTTGCTGACAAGACACTGTTGGAG CTCCTGGACATGAAGATCTTTGTGGACACAGACTCCGACATCCGCCTGGTACGGCGGCTGCGCCGGGACATCAGTGAGCGCGGCCGGGACATCGAGGGTGTCATCAAGCAGTACAACAAGTTTGTCAAGCCCTCCTTCGACCAGTACATCCAGCCCACCATGCGCCTGGCAGACATCGTGGTCCCCAGAG GGAGCGGCAACACGGTGGCCATCGACCTGATCGTGCAGCACGTGCACAGCCAGCTGGAGGAG CGTGAACTCAGCGTCAG GGCTGCGCTGGCCTCGGCACACCAGTGCCACCCGCTGCCCCGGACGCTGAGCGTCCTGAAGAGCACGCCGCAGGTACGGGGCATGCACACCATCATCAG GGACAAGGAGACCAGTCGCGACGAGTTCATCTTCTACTCCAAGAGACTCATGCGGCTGCTCATCGAGCACGCGCTCTCCTTCCTGCCCTTTCAG GACTGCGTCGTGCAGACCCCGCAGGGGCAGGACTATGCGGGCAAGTGCTATGCGGGGAAGCAG ATCACCGGTGTGTCCATTCTGCGCGCCGGTGAAACCATGGAGCCCGCGCTGCGCGCTGTGTGCAAAGACGTGCGCATCGGCACCATCCTCATCCAGACCAACCAGCTTACCGGGGAGCCCGAG CTCCACTACCTGAGGCTGCCCAAGGACATCAGCGATGACCACGTGATCCTCATGGACTGCACCGTGTCCACGGGCGCCGCGGCCATGATGGCAGTGCGCGTGCTCCTG GACCACGACGTGCCTGAGGACAAGATCTTTCTGCTGTCGCTGCTCATGGCAGAGATGGGCGTGCACTCAGTGGCCTATGCATTTCCGCGAGTGAGAATCATCACCACGGCGGTGGACAAGCGGGTCAATGACCTTTTCCGCATCATCCCAGGCATTG GGAACTTTGGCGACCGCTACTTTGGGACAGACGCGGTCCCCGATGGCAGTGACGAGGAGGAAGTGGCCTACACGGGTTAG
- the UCKL1 gene encoding uridine-cytidine kinase-like 1 isoform X14 → MSSTMSSPPAYPGIRISGCRALGAEGSNAESLDRLLPPVGTGRSPRKRTTSQCKSEPPLLRTSKRTIYTAGRPPWYNEHGTQSKEAFAIGLGGGSASGKTTVARMIIEALDVPWVVLLSMDSFYKVLTEQQQEQAAHNNFNFDHPDAFDFDLIISTLKKLKQGKSVKVPIYDFTTHSRKKDWKTLYGANVIIFEGIMAFADKTLLELLDMKIFVDTDSDIRLVRRLRRDISERGRDIEGVIKQYNKFVKPSFDQYIQPTMRLADIVVPRGSGNTVAIDLIVQHVHSQLEERELSVRAALASAHQCHPLPRTLSVLKSTPQVRGMHTIIRDKETSRDEFIFYSKRLMRLLIEHALSFLPFQDCVVQTPQGQDYAGKCYAGKQITGVSILRAGETMEPALRAVCKDVRIGTILIQTNQLTGEPELHYLRLPKDISDDHVILMDCTVSTGAAAMMAVRVLLDHDVPEDKIFLLSLLMAEMGVHSVAYAFPRVRIITTAVDKRVNDLFRIIPGIGNFGDRYFGTDAVPDGSDEEEVAYTG, encoded by the exons ATGTCCTCGACCATGAGCAGCCCCCCAGCTTACCCTGGCATCAGGATCTCAGGGTGCCGGGCCCTTGGAGCAGAAGGCAG CAATGCAGAGTCCCTGGACAGGCTCCTGCCACCTGTGGGCACCGGGCGCTCTCCCCGGAAGCGGACCACCAGCCAGTGCAAGTCAGAGCCTCCCCTGCTGCGCACAAGCAAGCGTACCATCTACACCGCGGGGCGGCCGCCCTGGTACAATGAGCACGGCACGCAATCCAAAGAGGCCTTCGCCATCG GCTTGGGAGGCGGCAGTGCCTCTGGGAAGACCACTGTGGCCAGAATGATCATCGAGGCCCTGGATGTGCCCTGGGTGGTCTTGCTGTCCATGGACTCCTTCTACAAG GTGCTGACTGAGCAGCAGCAGGAACAGGCCGCACACAACAACTTCAACTTCGACCACCCAGATGCCTTTGACTTCGACCTCATCATTTCCACCCTCAAGAAGCTGAAGCAGGGGAAGAGTGTCAAGGTGCCCATTTATGACTTCACCACGCACAGCCGGAAGAAGGACTGG AAAACACTGTATGGTGCAAACGTCATCATCTTTGAGGGCATCATGGCCTTTGCTGACAAGACACTGTTGGAG CTCCTGGACATGAAGATCTTTGTGGACACAGACTCCGACATCCGCCTGGTACGGCGGCTGCGCCGGGACATCAGTGAGCGCGGCCGGGACATCGAGGGTGTCATCAAGCAGTACAACAAGTTTGTCAAGCCCTCCTTCGACCAGTACATCCAGCCCACCATGCGCCTGGCAGACATCGTGGTCCCCAGAG GGAGCGGCAACACGGTGGCCATCGACCTGATCGTGCAGCACGTGCACAGCCAGCTGGAGGAG CGTGAACTCAGCGTCAG GGCTGCGCTGGCCTCGGCACACCAGTGCCACCCGCTGCCCCGGACGCTGAGCGTCCTGAAGAGCACGCCGCAGGTACGGGGCATGCACACCATCATCAG GGACAAGGAGACCAGTCGCGACGAGTTCATCTTCTACTCCAAGAGACTCATGCGGCTGCTCATCGAGCACGCGCTCTCCTTCCTGCCCTTTCAG GACTGCGTCGTGCAGACCCCGCAGGGGCAGGACTATGCGGGCAAGTGCTATGCGGGGAAGCAG ATCACCGGTGTGTCCATTCTGCGCGCCGGTGAAACCATGGAGCCCGCGCTGCGCGCTGTGTGCAAAGACGTGCGCATCGGCACCATCCTCATCCAGACCAACCAGCTTACCGGGGAGCCCGAG CTCCACTACCTGAGGCTGCCCAAGGACATCAGCGATGACCACGTGATCCTCATGGACTGCACCGTGTCCACGGGCGCCGCGGCCATGATGGCAGTGCGCGTGCTCCTG GACCACGACGTGCCTGAGGACAAGATCTTTCTGCTGTCGCTGCTCATGGCAGAGATGGGCGTGCACTCAGTGGCCTATGCATTTCCGCGAGTGAGAATCATCACCACGGCGGTGGACAAGCGGGTCAATGACCTTTTCCGCATCATCCCAGGCATTG GGAACTTTGGCGACCGCTACTTTGGGACAGACGCGGTCCCCGATGGCAGTGACGAGGAGGAAGTGGCCTACACGGGTTAG
- the UCKL1 gene encoding uridine-cytidine kinase-like 1 isoform X18 yields the protein MAFADKTLLELLDMKIFVDTDSDIRLVRRLRRDISERGRDIEGVIKQYNKFVKPSFDQYIQPTMRLADIVVPRGSGNTVAIDLIVQHVHSQLEERELSVRAALASAHQCHPLPRTLSVLKSTPQVRGMHTIIRDKETSRDEFIFYSKRLMRLLIEHALSFLPFQDCVVQTPQGQDYAGKCYAGKQITGVSILRAGETMEPALRAVCKDVRIGTILIQTNQLTGEPELHYLRLPKDISDDHVILMDCTVSTGAAAMMAVRVLLDHDVPEDKIFLLSLLMAEMGVHSVAYAFPRVRIITTAVDKRVNDLFRIIPGIGNFGDRYFGTDAVPDGSDEEEVAYTG from the exons ATGGCCTTTGCTGACAAGACACTGTTGGAG CTCCTGGACATGAAGATCTTTGTGGACACAGACTCCGACATCCGCCTGGTACGGCGGCTGCGCCGGGACATCAGTGAGCGCGGCCGGGACATCGAGGGTGTCATCAAGCAGTACAACAAGTTTGTCAAGCCCTCCTTCGACCAGTACATCCAGCCCACCATGCGCCTGGCAGACATCGTGGTCCCCAGAG GGAGCGGCAACACGGTGGCCATCGACCTGATCGTGCAGCACGTGCACAGCCAGCTGGAGGAG CGTGAACTCAGCGTCAG GGCTGCGCTGGCCTCGGCACACCAGTGCCACCCGCTGCCCCGGACGCTGAGCGTCCTGAAGAGCACGCCGCAGGTACGGGGCATGCACACCATCATCAG GGACAAGGAGACCAGTCGCGACGAGTTCATCTTCTACTCCAAGAGACTCATGCGGCTGCTCATCGAGCACGCGCTCTCCTTCCTGCCCTTTCAG GACTGCGTCGTGCAGACCCCGCAGGGGCAGGACTATGCGGGCAAGTGCTATGCGGGGAAGCAG ATCACCGGTGTGTCCATTCTGCGCGCCGGTGAAACCATGGAGCCCGCGCTGCGCGCTGTGTGCAAAGACGTGCGCATCGGCACCATCCTCATCCAGACCAACCAGCTTACCGGGGAGCCCGAG CTCCACTACCTGAGGCTGCCCAAGGACATCAGCGATGACCACGTGATCCTCATGGACTGCACCGTGTCCACGGGCGCCGCGGCCATGATGGCAGTGCGCGTGCTCCTG GACCACGACGTGCCTGAGGACAAGATCTTTCTGCTGTCGCTGCTCATGGCAGAGATGGGCGTGCACTCAGTGGCCTATGCATTTCCGCGAGTGAGAATCATCACCACGGCGGTGGACAAGCGGGTCAATGACCTTTTCCGCATCATCCCAGGCATTG GGAACTTTGGCGACCGCTACTTTGGGACAGACGCGGTCCCCGATGGCAGTGACGAGGAGGAAGTGGCCTACACGGGTTAG
- the UCKL1 gene encoding uridine-cytidine kinase-like 1 yields the protein MAAPPARADADPSPTSPPTARDTPGRQAEKSETACEDRSNAESLDRLLPPVGTGRSPRKRTTSQCKSEPPLLRTSKRTIYTAGRPPWYNEHGTQSKEAFAIGLGGGSASGKTTVARMIIEALDVPWVVLLSMDSFYKVLTEQQQEQAAHNNFNFDHPDAFDFDLIISTLKKLKQGKSVKVPIYDFTTHSRKKDWKTLYGANVIIFEGIMAFADKTLLELLDMKIFVDTDSDIRLVRRLRRDISERGRDIEGVIKQYNKFVKPSFDQYIQPTMRLADIVVPRGSGNTVAIDLIVQHVHSQLEERELSVRAALASAHQCHPLPRTLSVLKSTPQVRGMHTIIRDKETSRDEFIFYSKRLMRLLIEHALSFLPFQDCVVQTPQGQDYAGKCYAGKQITGVSILRAGETMEPALRAVCKDVRIGTILIQTNQLTGEPELHYLRLPKDISDDHVILMDCTVSTGAAAMMAVRVLLDHDVPEDKIFLLSLLMAEMGVHSVAYAFPRVRIITTAVDKRVNDLFRIIPGIGNFGDRYFGTDAVPDGSDEEEVAYTG from the exons ATGGCTGCGCCCCCGGCCCGCGCGGACGCTGATCCTTCGCCCACGTCGCCACCTACGGCCCGAGACACACCAGGCCGGCAGGCTGAGAAAAGCGAGACCGCGTGCGAGGACCG CAGCAATGCAGAGTCCCTGGACAGGCTCCTGCCACCTGTGGGCACCGGGCGCTCTCCCCGGAAGCGGACCACCAGCCAGTGCAAGTCAGAGCCTCCCCTGCTGCGCACAAGCAAGCGTACCATCTACACCGCGGGGCGGCCGCCCTGGTACAATGAGCACGGCACGCAATCCAAAGAGGCCTTCGCCATCG GCTTGGGAGGCGGCAGTGCCTCTGGGAAGACCACTGTGGCCAGAATGATCATCGAGGCCCTGGATGTGCCCTGGGTGGTCTTGCTGTCCATGGACTCCTTCTACAAG GTGCTGACTGAGCAGCAGCAGGAACAGGCCGCACACAACAACTTCAACTTCGACCACCCAGATGCCTTTGACTTCGACCTCATCATTTCCACCCTCAAGAAGCTGAAGCAGGGGAAGAGTGTCAAGGTGCCCATTTATGACTTCACCACGCACAGCCGGAAGAAGGACTGG AAAACACTGTATGGTGCAAACGTCATCATCTTTGAGGGCATCATGGCCTTTGCTGACAAGACACTGTTGGAG CTCCTGGACATGAAGATCTTTGTGGACACAGACTCCGACATCCGCCTGGTACGGCGGCTGCGCCGGGACATCAGTGAGCGCGGCCGGGACATCGAGGGTGTCATCAAGCAGTACAACAAGTTTGTCAAGCCCTCCTTCGACCAGTACATCCAGCCCACCATGCGCCTGGCAGACATCGTGGTCCCCAGAG GGAGCGGCAACACGGTGGCCATCGACCTGATCGTGCAGCACGTGCACAGCCAGCTGGAGGAG CGTGAACTCAGCGTCAG GGCTGCGCTGGCCTCGGCACACCAGTGCCACCCGCTGCCCCGGACGCTGAGCGTCCTGAAGAGCACGCCGCAGGTACGGGGCATGCACACCATCATCAG GGACAAGGAGACCAGTCGCGACGAGTTCATCTTCTACTCCAAGAGACTCATGCGGCTGCTCATCGAGCACGCGCTCTCCTTCCTGCCCTTTCAG GACTGCGTCGTGCAGACCCCGCAGGGGCAGGACTATGCGGGCAAGTGCTATGCGGGGAAGCAG ATCACCGGTGTGTCCATTCTGCGCGCCGGTGAAACCATGGAGCCCGCGCTGCGCGCTGTGTGCAAAGACGTGCGCATCGGCACCATCCTCATCCAGACCAACCAGCTTACCGGGGAGCCCGAG CTCCACTACCTGAGGCTGCCCAAGGACATCAGCGATGACCACGTGATCCTCATGGACTGCACCGTGTCCACGGGCGCCGCGGCCATGATGGCAGTGCGCGTGCTCCTG GACCACGACGTGCCTGAGGACAAGATCTTTCTGCTGTCGCTGCTCATGGCAGAGATGGGCGTGCACTCAGTGGCCTATGCATTTCCGCGAGTGAGAATCATCACCACGGCGGTGGACAAGCGGGTCAATGACCTTTTCCGCATCATCCCAGGCATTG GGAACTTTGGCGACCGCTACTTTGGGACAGACGCGGTCCCCGATGGCAGTGACGAGGAGGAAGTGGCCTACACGGGTTAG